In one Modestobacter sp. L9-4 genomic region, the following are encoded:
- the hrpB gene encoding ATP-dependent helicase HrpB, translating into MLPPTGTPGTDLPVRSVLQDLDAALDRGGAAVLVAPPGTGKTTLVPLALADRLPGRILVAEPRRVAARAAARRMAALLGEPVGRSVGYSVRGDSQRSAATRVEVVTTGLLVRRLQADPELPGIDAVVLDECHERALDTDLALAFTLDVRGSLRPELELLAMSATAQADRLAELMGHAPVVAATGSLHDVEPVWCPPSPPVAPAHGLHVDPRLLAAVADTVRRALAETSGDVLVFLPGAAEIGRVAGLLSGIDADVRPLHGRLPSADQDAALTAGPRRRVVLSTDVAETSLTVPGVRTVVDAGLARVPRYDVARGLGSLVTVRVSRAAATQRAGRAGREAPGRVYRLWSAAEHDRLPAAPEPEIAVADLTGLALELACWGEPDGTGLALPDTPPDAAFTVARATLRQLGAVDDAGRVTPRGRSLTAVGAHPRLARALLDGTPLVGRRRAAEVVALLSSDVPSRSDDLVSDWREVRRSRDGRWRDEVARLTRAAPDAPDTRLPDDVAAGLVVGLAHPEWLARRRPGTERTYLLAAGTGAELAPGTALAGAPWLAVAAADRAPGRRDARVRTAVAVDEATALEAGAAAHTDGPEVTWRDGDVSAARVERLGAIVLAERPLPDPDPAAVTAALAEGLRREGLALLRWTPAATALRERLAAARAGLGDPWPAVDDESLLAALGQGPALSGARSRRDLTRVDVVAALRSLLPWELAGRLDELVPERVQVPTGSAVRVDYSDPDVPTLSARVQELFGWAAAPVVAGRPLRLQLLSPASRVVATTADLAGFWVTGYPAVRSELRGRYPRHPWPEDPASAAPTRRAKPRGT; encoded by the coding sequence GTGCTGCCACCGACCGGGACGCCGGGGACCGACCTCCCCGTGCGTTCGGTCCTCCAGGACCTGGACGCCGCCCTCGACCGCGGTGGCGCCGCCGTCCTGGTCGCCCCGCCCGGCACCGGCAAGACGACGCTCGTGCCGCTCGCGCTGGCCGACCGGCTCCCCGGTCGCATCCTGGTGGCCGAGCCGCGCCGGGTCGCGGCCCGCGCCGCCGCCCGGCGGATGGCCGCCCTGCTCGGTGAGCCGGTGGGCCGCTCGGTCGGCTACAGCGTGCGCGGGGACTCCCAGCGCAGCGCCGCCACCCGGGTCGAGGTGGTCACCACCGGGCTGCTGGTGCGCCGGCTGCAGGCCGACCCGGAGCTGCCCGGCATCGACGCCGTGGTGCTCGACGAGTGCCACGAGCGCGCCCTGGACACCGACCTCGCACTGGCGTTCACCCTCGACGTCCGCGGCTCGCTGCGCCCGGAGCTGGAGCTGCTGGCCATGTCGGCGACGGCGCAGGCCGACCGGCTGGCCGAGCTGATGGGGCACGCCCCGGTCGTGGCGGCCACCGGGTCGCTGCACGACGTCGAGCCGGTGTGGTGCCCGCCCTCTCCCCCGGTCGCGCCGGCGCACGGGCTGCACGTCGACCCGCGGCTGCTGGCTGCGGTGGCCGACACCGTGCGCCGGGCGCTGGCCGAGACCAGCGGCGACGTCCTGGTCTTCCTGCCCGGCGCCGCCGAGATCGGCCGGGTCGCCGGGCTCCTGTCCGGGATCGACGCCGACGTCCGGCCGCTGCACGGTCGGCTGCCCAGCGCCGACCAGGACGCCGCGCTCACCGCCGGGCCGCGGCGACGGGTGGTGCTGTCCACCGATGTCGCCGAGACCAGCCTGACCGTCCCCGGCGTGCGCACCGTGGTCGACGCCGGGCTCGCCCGGGTGCCGCGCTACGACGTCGCCCGCGGGCTCGGCTCCCTGGTCACCGTGCGGGTGTCGCGGGCCGCCGCCACCCAGCGGGCCGGTCGCGCCGGGCGCGAGGCGCCGGGCCGGGTGTACCGGCTGTGGTCGGCCGCCGAGCACGACCGGCTGCCCGCCGCGCCCGAGCCGGAGATCGCCGTCGCCGACCTGACCGGCCTGGCGCTGGAGCTGGCCTGCTGGGGCGAGCCCGACGGCACCGGGCTGGCCCTGCCCGACACCCCGCCGGACGCCGCGTTCACCGTCGCCCGCGCCACCCTGCGCCAGCTCGGTGCGGTGGACGACGCCGGCCGGGTCACCCCGCGCGGGCGGTCGCTGACCGCGGTCGGTGCACACCCGCGGCTGGCCCGGGCGCTGCTGGACGGCACACCGCTGGTCGGCCGGCGCCGGGCCGCGGAGGTGGTCGCGCTGCTGTCCTCCGACGTCCCGTCCCGCTCCGACGACCTGGTGTCCGACTGGCGCGAGGTCCGCCGGAGCCGCGACGGGCGCTGGCGCGACGAGGTGGCCCGGCTGACCCGCGCCGCCCCGGACGCCCCGGACACCCGGCTGCCCGACGACGTCGCCGCCGGCCTGGTCGTGGGGCTGGCGCACCCCGAGTGGCTGGCACGCCGCCGCCCGGGCACCGAGCGCACCTACCTGCTGGCCGCCGGCACCGGTGCCGAGCTCGCCCCGGGCACCGCGCTGGCCGGTGCACCCTGGCTGGCCGTCGCCGCGGCCGACCGGGCGCCGGGACGACGCGACGCCCGGGTCCGCACCGCGGTCGCCGTCGACGAGGCCACCGCGCTGGAGGCCGGGGCGGCCGCGCACACCGACGGCCCGGAGGTCACCTGGCGGGACGGCGACGTCTCCGCCGCCCGCGTCGAACGGCTCGGTGCGATCGTGCTGGCCGAGCGCCCGCTGCCCGACCCCGACCCGGCCGCGGTCACCGCCGCCCTGGCCGAGGGACTGCGCCGCGAGGGCCTGGCCCTGCTGCGCTGGACGCCGGCGGCCACCGCGCTGCGCGAACGGCTCGCTGCGGCCCGTGCCGGGCTCGGCGACCCCTGGCCGGCCGTGGACGACGAGTCGCTGCTGGCCGCGCTGGGACAGGGCCCGGCGCTGTCCGGCGCCCGCAGCCGCCGCGACCTGACCCGGGTCGACGTCGTCGCCGCGCTGCGCTCCCTGCTGCCGTGGGAGCTGGCCGGCCGGCTCGACGAGCTGGTGCCCGAGCGCGTGCAGGTGCCGACCGGGTCCGCGGTGCGCGTCGACTACTCCGACCCGGATGTGCCGACGCTGTCCGCGCGCGTGCAGGAGCTGTTCGGCTGGGCTGCGGCACCGGTGGTCGCCGGCCGGCCGTTGCGGCTGCAGCTGCTCTCCCCCGCTTCCCGGGTCGTCGCCACCACCGCCGACCTGGCCGGGTTCTGGGTCACCGGCTACCCGGCCGTGCGCAGCGAGCTCCGCGGCCGGTACCCGCGCCACCCGTGGCCGGAGGACCCGGCGTCCGCCGCGCCGACCCGCCGCGCCAAGCCCCGCGGCACCTGA
- a CDS encoding TetR/AcrR family transcriptional regulator produces MGAPSRPVGRPREFDVDRALDVAVRLFWERGYEGTSLADLTDAMGISKPSFYAAFGDKEQLFRRALDRYTEGPASYALAALEEPTARQVVAAFLDGAVRATTPEAGPAGCLGVQGALASSSAGRTAHDVLAGWRNDAGTRLEARFRRAVDEGDLPSGVDPGSLARYVMTVGFGIAVQAASGVGRADLQLVADVAKQNWRPQG; encoded by the coding sequence ATGGGTGCACCGTCGCGTCCCGTCGGTCGCCCCCGGGAGTTCGACGTGGACCGGGCGCTGGACGTCGCCGTCCGCCTGTTTTGGGAACGGGGCTACGAGGGCACCAGTCTCGCCGACCTGACCGACGCCATGGGCATCTCGAAGCCGAGCTTCTACGCCGCGTTCGGCGACAAGGAGCAGCTCTTCCGGCGCGCCCTGGACCGGTACACCGAGGGGCCGGCCTCCTACGCCCTCGCTGCGCTGGAGGAGCCGACGGCCCGGCAGGTCGTCGCAGCGTTCCTCGACGGTGCGGTGCGCGCCACGACCCCGGAGGCGGGGCCGGCCGGGTGCCTGGGTGTCCAGGGTGCGCTCGCGTCGAGCAGTGCCGGCCGGACCGCACACGACGTGCTCGCGGGCTGGCGGAACGACGCCGGCACGCGTCTGGAGGCGCGCTTCCGGCGCGCCGTGGACGAGGGCGACCTCCCGTCCGGCGTGGACCCGGGGAGTCTGGCCCGGTACGTCATGACCGTCGGCTTCGGCATCGCCGTCCAGGCCGCCAGCGGCGTGGGCCGCGCGGACCTCCAGCTGGTCGCCGACGTGGCGAAGCAGAACTGGCGACCTCAGGGCTGA
- a CDS encoding aldo/keto reductase, with translation MRNTSLGGLEVSRIGLGAMGMSIAYTGAGRGEAESVRTVHHALDLGVTHVDTAEVYGPFLNEELVGRALAGRRDRVVLATKFGLVSHTGRPGPDSTPENIRIAVDGSLRRLGTDHIDLYHQHRVDPDTPIEETVGALAELVTAGKVRHIGLSEAGPSTIRRAHAVHPVAAVQSEYSLWTRDVEADVLPVLRELGIGLVPYSPLGRGFLTGTIRSLDGLDADDWRRTNPRFADGNLERNLRIVDEVSAVAAEAGVTSAQVALAWLLAQGEGIAPIPGTSRIDRVTENAAAADVELTADQVARLDALTPASGDRYDRDNMAAIDH, from the coding sequence ATGAGGAACACATCGCTCGGGGGCCTCGAGGTCTCCCGCATCGGCCTGGGGGCCATGGGCATGTCCATCGCCTACACGGGCGCCGGACGGGGCGAGGCGGAGTCCGTCCGCACGGTGCACCACGCCCTGGACCTCGGGGTCACGCACGTCGACACCGCCGAGGTCTACGGGCCGTTCCTCAACGAGGAGCTGGTCGGGCGCGCCCTCGCGGGTCGCCGCGACCGCGTCGTGCTGGCCACCAAGTTCGGGCTGGTCTCCCACACCGGCCGCCCCGGCCCGGACAGCACGCCGGAGAACATCCGCATCGCCGTCGACGGGTCGCTGCGGCGTCTGGGCACCGACCACATCGACCTCTACCACCAGCACCGGGTCGACCCGGACACGCCCATCGAGGAGACGGTCGGGGCGCTGGCCGAACTGGTGACCGCGGGGAAGGTGCGGCACATCGGCCTGTCCGAGGCCGGTCCGTCGACCATCCGCCGGGCGCACGCCGTCCACCCGGTGGCCGCGGTGCAGAGCGAGTACTCGCTGTGGACCCGCGACGTCGAGGCCGACGTCCTGCCGGTGCTGCGGGAACTGGGGATCGGTCTGGTGCCCTACTCCCCACTGGGACGCGGCTTCCTCACCGGCACGATCCGGTCCCTCGACGGCCTCGACGCCGACGACTGGCGCCGCACGAACCCCCGGTTCGCCGACGGGAACCTGGAGCGGAACCTGCGCATCGTCGACGAGGTGTCGGCGGTCGCCGCCGAGGCGGGGGTGACGTCGGCGCAGGTCGCCCTCGCGTGGCTGCTCGCCCAGGGAGAGGGCATCGCGCCGATCCCCGGCACCTCCCGGATCGACCGGGTCACCGAGAACGCCGCCGCCGCCGACGTCGAGCTCACCGCCGACCAGGTGGCCCGCCTCGACGCGCTCACACCCGCCTCCGGGGATCGCTACGACCGGGACAACATGGCCGCCATCGACCACTGA
- a CDS encoding Gfo/Idh/MocA family protein, with the protein MTDPRAGGRAVEPDGRRPIGVGVVGLSAAGGWGAGAHLPVLSAVGGFELRGLVGSSPTSARAASRAYGVPAYPSAGELAAAADVDLVVVTVRTPRHRELVLPALAAGTPVFCEWPLAVDLREAEELAAAAQGIPTSVGLQGRSSPTFRWLADLVSDGYVGDLLSVTVSAASTEWGSPVADRMLHTLDRDLGASMMAIAFGHAIDSVSMVVGELQDVVATTATRHRYVPLASGGRQVPMTAEDQIAVSGTLPGGAVLSAHHRGGTASGAGFSMTIDGSDGTIVATAPDHPHVTPVTVHGVRGRGRPAELTLPGRYDRFPELARSPVHTLAHAYAGIRDQLLGGATVVPDFDDAVVRHRLLDAITRSAATGRRVEV; encoded by the coding sequence GTGACAGACCCTCGTGCGGGCGGACGTGCCGTCGAGCCGGACGGGCGCCGGCCGATCGGCGTGGGCGTCGTCGGACTGAGTGCGGCGGGGGGCTGGGGTGCCGGGGCGCACCTGCCGGTGCTGTCGGCGGTCGGCGGGTTCGAGCTCCGTGGTCTGGTGGGCAGCTCGCCGACGTCGGCGCGTGCGGCGAGCCGGGCGTACGGCGTGCCCGCGTACCCCTCGGCCGGAGAGCTCGCCGCGGCAGCCGACGTCGACCTCGTCGTGGTCACGGTCCGAACCCCTCGCCACCGCGAGCTGGTCCTGCCCGCACTCGCCGCCGGCACACCGGTGTTCTGCGAGTGGCCCCTCGCCGTGGACCTCCGGGAGGCGGAGGAGCTCGCCGCGGCGGCGCAGGGCATCCCCACCTCCGTCGGCCTGCAGGGCCGGTCCTCGCCCACCTTCCGCTGGTTGGCCGACCTCGTGTCCGACGGCTACGTGGGCGACCTGCTCTCGGTCACCGTCTCCGCGGCGTCGACCGAGTGGGGGAGCCCGGTCGCGGACCGCATGCTCCACACCCTCGACCGCGATCTCGGTGCCAGCATGATGGCCATCGCCTTCGGTCACGCCATCGACTCCGTGTCGATGGTCGTCGGGGAGCTGCAGGACGTGGTCGCGACGACGGCGACCCGGCACCGGTACGTCCCACTCGCCTCCGGCGGTCGGCAGGTGCCGATGACGGCGGAGGACCAGATCGCCGTCTCGGGCACCCTGCCCGGCGGTGCGGTGCTCTCCGCCCACCACCGGGGCGGCACGGCCTCCGGGGCCGGGTTCTCGATGACCATCGACGGCTCGGACGGCACGATCGTGGCCACGGCACCCGACCACCCGCACGTCACGCCGGTCACGGTGCACGGCGTGCGCGGTCGTGGCCGGCCTGCCGAGCTGACGCTCCCCGGTCGCTACGACCGGTTCCCCGAGCTCGCCCGGTCTCCGGTCCACACCCTGGCGCACGCGTACGCGGGCATCCGCGACCAGCTCCTGGGCGGTGCGACCGTCGTGCCCGACTTCGACGACGCGGTCGTGCGGCACCGGCTCCTCGACGCGATCACCCGGTCCGCCGCCACCGGTCGACGGGTCGAGGTCTGA
- a CDS encoding aldo/keto reductase: protein MITDDRTDQTWAPAPDRYQATDYRRAGRSGLLLPPVSLGLWQNFGADRPLATARDILRRAFDLGVTHFDLANNYGPPYGSAETTFGQVLASDLRPYRDELLISSKAGYDMWPGPYGDGGSRKYLVASLDQTLRRTGLDYVDVFYSHRRDVDTPLEETMGALDAVVRAGKALYVGISNYSPEDTARAAELLAGLGTPLTLHQPRYSIFDRVPEGGVLDAAATAGAGVAVFSPLAQGRLTDRYLKGVPEGSRATRSAYLSAGDVTEDLTERARALNEIAAGRGQTLAQLALRWVLRDPRVTTAIIGASSVAQLEGNLQALQGPDLTDAELAAIEPLAAPAGESL, encoded by the coding sequence GTGATCACCGACGACCGCACCGACCAGACCTGGGCGCCTGCGCCCGACCGTTACCAGGCCACCGACTACCGCCGGGCCGGGCGCAGCGGGCTGCTGCTGCCGCCGGTCTCGCTGGGCCTCTGGCAGAACTTCGGCGCCGACCGGCCGCTGGCCACCGCGCGGGACATCCTGCGGCGGGCCTTCGACCTCGGCGTCACGCACTTCGACCTGGCCAACAACTACGGCCCGCCCTACGGGTCGGCGGAGACCACCTTCGGTCAGGTCCTGGCCAGCGACCTGCGCCCGTACCGCGACGAGCTGCTCATCTCGAGCAAGGCCGGCTACGACATGTGGCCCGGCCCGTACGGCGACGGCGGCTCCCGCAAGTACCTCGTGGCCAGCCTCGACCAGACGCTGCGCCGCACCGGCCTGGACTACGTCGACGTCTTCTACTCCCACCGGCGTGACGTCGACACCCCGCTCGAGGAGACGATGGGCGCCCTGGACGCCGTCGTCCGCGCGGGCAAGGCGCTCTACGTCGGCATCTCCAACTACTCGCCCGAGGACACCGCGCGCGCCGCGGAGCTGCTGGCCGGGCTGGGGACGCCGCTGACGCTGCACCAGCCGAGGTACTCGATCTTCGACCGGGTCCCGGAGGGCGGCGTGCTCGACGCGGCGGCCACCGCCGGTGCCGGCGTGGCCGTGTTCTCCCCGCTGGCGCAGGGCCGGCTCACCGACCGCTACCTGAAGGGCGTCCCCGAGGGCTCCCGGGCGACCCGCAGCGCCTACCTCTCCGCCGGCGACGTCACCGAGGACCTCACCGAGCGCGCCCGCGCGCTGAACGAGATCGCCGCCGGCCGCGGCCAGACGCTGGCCCAGCTCGCACTGCGCTGGGTGCTGCGCGACCCCCGCGTCACCACCGCGATCATCGGTGCCAGCTCGGTGGCCCAGTTGGAGGGCAACCTGCAGGCGCTGCAGGGTCCCGACCTCACCGACGCCGAGCTCGCCGCCATCGAGCCGCTGGCCGCACCCGCCGGCGAGAGCCTCTGA